Sequence from the Vicia villosa cultivar HV-30 ecotype Madison, WI unplaced genomic scaffold, Vvil1.0 ctg.004503F_1_1, whole genome shotgun sequence genome:
AACTTATTAAAACAACTTTTGACATAGTTCATAAGGTGTTTTCAGCCTATTCaaataagttcttcaagataatctagttttatttttgtactttaattcaaagtacaaagtaaaatataattataatagtgaaattattcatatttatttaaataggtcgtcTTGATAgggttaaaatattttttttgtggcCTAAGGCCCAgcctttttaataaaatagacttataaaaaaaGCCTAgatcttttctatttaaaaaaaaaaattggtctGACCTAAGCCTATGTAGACTAGGTCGTAGGCTCCTATTAGTTGGACTGCCCCATTCTCACCCCTGCAAAGAACACAATACAAGTAATGAAATATACTCTTTGATTGAAAAATTATAAAAGGGAAGTAAATTCATACATGTTTTCTCACAAACTCTTTTCTCTCTTTGACTTGGATACTCAAgttttataaaaaatactaataagATTTGTGAACCCTTATTACATGAATGAAATTGACTTATATAATGCACTTTAATAACTATTGATAACACTAACTATTCGTGTCATTAGTTCTTAAACTCCTGCAAACTGCTACTCATGTCGACAATTACCATTAAACCCCTAACTACTTCTGTCGAAAATATATTCAATTTTCTAACAGTCTCTGTCGACTATTGGCAAATCACTATAAAAAATTTTAAGATTGTAAACATGTTTTGATGATGAGTGATCCTAATTTTGTGGATCTGGTTCTGATATTCTTCCAAACTAGGCTTAGTGGATCTCTAGGTCATCTAagctttgaaataaaaaaaatatgttaagTCCCAAAACATCAGATAGGCGAGTCGAACTCACCCCTTCACTAAAATTAATCAACATGTTAAAACTATAGCTAAATTATTTTACACTCAACAATCTCGTACCTTTATACCACACTTTCATACTAAGCTAGAATTCCCAAGCTAAATCATTTCCAATTGATTGACCCTATTTCGTCACCCTTAATTATATCAAATAGTATTTCATATATAACAAATACTTAATTTGTATGATTTCTTTAAAGCAATTGAGTTATGTAATAATGAttattcatttcaaatttataaGTACATCTAAATACATTATTTTTGAAAAGCAAAAGTTTAATATTATCCTTTATTTCACACTCTCTTTCATTCCTTCTAGTTTCCATAAAATCAAACATGGATGTTATTTGAAACAAATCTCCTATTCCGAATCCGATCGAAACAAATCTTCTACAATGTCAGATCCAGTTCTCCACCCAGATCCCGAAACCCACCCACTGAAAGAAATCGCAATCGACTACACCCCAGAACTCTGCTCCCACTGTCCCATCTCGAACACAATTTCCCTAACCTACAACCACCGCGGCGGTTCACGGTGGCGATCCACAACCCGTTTCCTCCACGGCACCTTCACCGCCAAAATCCAAACCCCAAAAGGAAACACAAGCGGCCTCAACTTCAACCTCTACCTCTCCTCCCTCGAAGGCGACACCTCACAAGACGAAATCGACTTCGAGTTTCTCGGCAAAGACACAACGATAGTGCAAACTAACTATTACTCCAACGGGATTGGTAACAGAGAGAAGGTTCATGAGCTTGGGTTTGATTCGGCTGATGGGTTTCATGAATATGGAATCAAGTGGGATGGAGACTTGATTGAGTGGTTGGTTGATGGGAAGGTTGTGAGGAGGGAGGATAAGAAGGAAGGTGAAGGGTTTCCTGAAAAGGCTATGTTTTTGTATGCTTCTGTTTGGGATGCGAGTTGTGTTGCTGAGGGAATGTGGACAGGGAAGTATCATGGGACTGATGCTCCTTATGTTTGTCTTTATAAGGATATTCATGTTCCTTTGAATAATGCTGTTGAATGATCATGTCTGTCTCTGAATCTTGTGTTTTTCTGTTTTTATGTCTGTTTTTATGATCATGTTTTGTTTTTAAGAATTCATGCATGTATTGTTTGATGTAACTTTGTAGCAAATCTTAAGTAATTCACACTTTTATACTTTTGATGCAATGTAGCTTTGTAGCAACTCTAGTAACTCATGTCTTGGAATGGAAAGATGGGTTTCTTGGGTTCACATGAATGATCAAAGACAAATATCTAAGCAACCAAACCATATTGTTACTGCTACTAAAAGGATTAGCTCACTAGTTTGGAAATCTATCTTTAAGGAAAAAGAGGTAATGAAGATGGCTACACTTATAGAGAGTGTACTATCTATCCATTCTAGACACAAACAAAATTTTTAATGATATTTTGGTTAATGACACTTGCCATCAACTCTATACTACAATACCTACAGATTTGGTTGAGTTGCTTTAATGATCAATATTTGGTATTGAATGATCACACACTAactcttagagtgtgtttggatggagtattttgatgagggaaagtaattttttgagggaattgaaaatgatttgaccaaaatctattgtttggatgaaaaatatgaagaattgttaaaatgatgtaaatttatgaagtattttaatcaagttaaatttaaagaatttcaaatgacaccaaaaaataaagaatttgaaattgctcCATAACTTGAgtgttaaattatttattattagttttttaaaatttgcaaattggtccaatattttataaaaattataaatttatcccaaaatttttataaaattgcaaataagtccctaataattttccaaatttacaaaatggtcccttaaaattttaaaaaattgcaaattagtccctattttttatatttcaaatttgacccaaaagttttaaaattgatgaaaatgactaaaaaaatttaacaatgaatcattttaatacttcatccaaacaaaagaatttaaaattgaatgaatttcaattgaatcatttgaattgcttagaattttaaattccttgAAAATTCTTAATTGCCTCATCCAAACATACTCTTAGAGTgggtttggatgaagcattttaatgaggtaatgtaatgttttgagggaatttaaaatgatttacataaatttattgtttggatacaaaaatgaagaattattaaaatgatggaaatttatggagtattttatctaagttaaatttaatcattttgaaatgacaccaaaaaccaaagaatttaaaattcctctcatactccttcaaatatatttattactattatttatttaaattttacaaactgatcctcatattttccaaatttgactcaattttttttaaaaaaattacaaatttatccttaataatttttaaattttacaatttggtccttcacatttttaaaaattgcaatttggttcctactttttaattttttaatttgggccaaaaaaatttaaattttataaaaaaatgaccccaaaaatttaacaatgaattatcttaatactccatccaaacaaaataatttaaaaatgaatggatttcaattgaatcatttgaattgctttgaattttaaatttccttaaaatttccaattacctcatccaaacacactcgtgtttggatgaaatattttaatgaggtaattcaatgttttgagggaatttaaaatgatttgcacataatttattgtttggatacaaaaatgaagaattgttaaaataatgaaaatttatggagtattctatgtaagttaaatttaatcgatttaaaatgacacaaaaaactaaagaatttgaaattcctctcatacttcatagaatgtatttgttactattatttcttcaaattttacaaattggtcctcatattttccataATTATAAATTTGATCCCACAAATTTGCAagaaattgcaaattggtccttaatatttttttacattttacaacttagtccttcaaatttttaaaaattgcacatTGGtccttatttttaattttttatttggtccaaaaaatttaaattttataaaaaaatgaccccaaaattctaataatgaattatcttaatactttatccaaacaaaataatttaaaaaatgaatggatttcatttgaatcatttaaattgctttgaattttaaattcctttaaaatttccaattacCTCATCTAAACACactagagtgtgtttggatgaaacattttaatgaggtaattcAATGTTTTGGgggaatttaaaataatttgcacaagatttattgtttggatacaaaaatgaagaattgttaaaatgatggaaatttatggagtattttatctaagttaaatttaatcattttgaaatgacacaaaaaactaaagaatttgaaattcctctcatactccatagaatgtatttgttactattatttcttcaaatttgacAAATtgatcctcatattttccaaaattataaaattgaccccaaaaattttcaaaaatttgtaaattggtccttcaaatttttaaaaattgcaaactggtctctacttttcaattttttaatttggtccaaaaatctaacaatgaattatcttaatactccatccaaacaaaataatttaaaaatgaatggatttcaattgaatcattttaattgctttgaattttaaattcctttaaattTTCAATTACCTTATCCAAACGCACTCTTAGATTTAGAAAAGAAGGATCAATGGAATTTACACACCTTCTGCAAGTTAGGCGTGGTTATTGGATAAAAAATCAACATGAGCCATGATTTGTCATGGTCTTGGATTCCGAGACTTAGATTTTGTTATGTTCCAGAACCAGAAATGGATGCAGTAAGAGAATTCGTGATCTTAAACGGTGGTTATGATCTCCTTTACGGCAACGCGGGTGGATTGTTTGGTTAGCACTCCAATActcaattcagttcaaaattTAAGATGAATATAATGAAAATGGATATTAGAGATTGTGTCTTTCTCTTAGCGTGTGAActtattttatactttgggtCAAGTGAAAGAGATTCGAGATGGATTGAACATTGATCATTTGGGTCTTTGATCGGTCCAAAACAATTTCCATGAGAGAATAAAGGGTTTCATCTAGAGTATTTGTAATCAAG
This genomic interval carries:
- the LOC131642115 gene encoding uncharacterized protein LOC131642115 — encoded protein: MSDPVLHPDPETHPLKEIAIDYTPELCSHCPISNTISLTYNHRGGSRWRSTTRFLHGTFTAKIQTPKGNTSGLNFNLYLSSLEGDTSQDEIDFEFLGKDTTIVQTNYYSNGIGNREKVHELGFDSADGFHEYGIKWDGDLIEWLVDGKVVRREDKKEGEGFPEKAMFLYASVWDASCVAEGMWTGKYHGTDAPYVCLYKDIHVPLNNAVE